One Aminivibrio sp. DNA window includes the following coding sequences:
- a CDS encoding TIGR03915 family putative DNA repair protein, which produces MAVWTFDGTFNGFLCLIHESARKKERPEGILGQGKKQPLLFETVQTATDENLAASVRTALAARFSRRVLAAGYYAFLSAMAGREMAVYRYFALAWTVGPRTAGLLADERVRTVHEAGRTVSRERHRFLGLLRFTELRGVLYAPFEPEGDILPLVAGHFARRLGGERWIIHDTGRNKAAVFENGTWRMTAFRTEGPLPLSGREQEIRDLWKGYFSSTAVQTRKNAELQRRFMPKKYWKYLPEKEDGGGVL; this is translated from the coding sequence ATGGCCGTCTGGACTTTTGACGGAACCTTCAACGGTTTTCTCTGCCTGATCCACGAATCCGCACGCAAAAAAGAGCGGCCGGAGGGAATTCTCGGGCAGGGCAAAAAACAGCCGCTCCTTTTTGAAACCGTTCAGACGGCAACGGATGAAAACCTGGCGGCCTCCGTGCGCACCGCCCTGGCCGCCAGGTTTTCGCGAAGGGTTCTGGCTGCGGGATACTACGCCTTTCTCAGCGCCATGGCCGGAAGGGAAATGGCGGTCTACCGGTATTTCGCCCTCGCCTGGACCGTCGGACCCCGGACGGCGGGACTCCTGGCGGACGAGAGGGTGAGAACCGTACACGAGGCAGGCCGGACCGTGTCGAGGGAGAGACACCGGTTTCTGGGTCTTCTCCGGTTTACAGAGCTTCGGGGAGTGCTCTACGCGCCCTTCGAACCAGAGGGAGATATCCTTCCTCTGGTGGCCGGCCATTTCGCCCGGAGGCTTGGCGGAGAGCGGTGGATCATCCACGACACGGGGAGAAACAAGGCGGCAGTGTTTGAGAACGGAACCTGGCGGATGACCGCCTTCCGCACAGAGGGCCCCCTGCCTCTCTCCGGAAGGGAACAGGAAATTCGTGACCTCTGGAAAGGCTATTTCTCCTCCACGGCGGTGCAGACCAGGAAAAATGCCGAGCTGCAGCGGCGGTTCATGCCGAAAAAGTACTGGAAATACCTTCCGGAGAAGGAGGACGGCGGCGGAGTCCTGTGA
- a CDS encoding TRAP transporter large permease — protein sequence MPDTTIASWLLLGSFGVFLVLKVPITFSLAVSSIITAMYLKIPLMAVMQQMVQGVNSFSLLAIPFFIIAGEMMGEGGISRRLIAFSNILVGRIRGGLAQVNVLASMFFGGISGSAVADVSSIGTILIPMMKKEGYDADYSVAVTVTSACQGIIIPPSHNMIIYSLAAGGVSVGRLFLGGFVPGVILGIALMIISYIIAVKRGYPKEKPYTWREALRISREAVLGIFTAVIIIGGVISGIFTATESAAVACVYAFFVTFFVYREIPLSRMNKILYSSLKTLAMVMSLIAAAKAFGWLMSYLKIPALATSALLSITDNPVLLLLLVNLLLLGLGCIMDMAPLILITTPILLPVVVGTLGMHPVQFGIMMMLNLGIGLCTPPVGSALFVGCAVGEIPIEKATRAMLPFYAAMVTVLLLITFVPQVVLFVPELVMGK from the coding sequence ATGCCTGATACGACGATCGCCTCTTGGCTGCTCCTCGGCTCTTTCGGAGTGTTCCTGGTCCTCAAGGTGCCCATCACCTTTTCCCTGGCGGTTTCATCCATCATCACCGCCATGTACCTGAAGATTCCCCTCATGGCCGTTATGCAGCAGATGGTCCAAGGGGTGAACTCCTTTTCGCTCCTCGCCATACCGTTCTTCATCATCGCCGGAGAAATGATGGGCGAGGGGGGAATTTCCCGGCGGCTCATCGCCTTCTCCAACATCCTTGTGGGGAGGATCCGGGGAGGCCTCGCCCAGGTGAACGTGCTGGCGAGCATGTTCTTCGGCGGCATTTCCGGTTCCGCGGTGGCGGACGTTTCCTCCATCGGCACCATCCTCATCCCCATGATGAAGAAGGAAGGGTACGACGCCGACTACTCCGTGGCGGTCACCGTCACCAGTGCCTGCCAGGGCATCATCATTCCCCCGAGCCACAACATGATCATCTATTCCCTCGCGGCGGGGGGCGTTTCCGTCGGGCGCCTCTTCCTCGGCGGTTTCGTCCCGGGAGTCATCCTCGGCATCGCCCTCATGATCATCAGCTACATCATCGCCGTGAAGCGGGGCTACCCCAAGGAAAAACCCTACACCTGGAGGGAGGCACTGCGGATCTCCAGGGAGGCGGTCCTCGGAATATTCACCGCCGTCATCATCATCGGGGGCGTCATCTCCGGGATCTTCACGGCCACGGAGTCGGCGGCGGTGGCCTGCGTCTACGCCTTCTTCGTCACCTTCTTCGTCTACAGGGAAATCCCCCTGTCGCGGATGAACAAAATCCTCTACTCCTCTCTCAAGACCCTGGCCATGGTGATGAGCCTCATCGCAGCGGCGAAGGCCTTCGGGTGGCTCATGTCCTACCTGAAGATCCCGGCCCTCGCCACGAGCGCTCTGCTCTCCATCACCGACAACCCGGTTCTCCTGCTGCTCCTCGTCAACCTGCTCCTCTTGGGGCTGGGCTGCATCATGGACATGGCCCCCCTGATCCTCATCACCACCCCCATTCTCCTCCCCGTGGTGGTGGGAACCCTGGGGATGCACCCCGTCCAGTTCGGCATCATGATGATGCTCAACCTCGGCATCGGGCTCTGCACGCCTCCTGTGGGCTCGGCCCTCTTCGTCGGGTGCGCCGTGGGGGAAATCCCCATCGAAAAGGCCACTCGGGCCATGCTTCCCTTCTATGCGGCCATGGTGACGGTGCTGCTGCTCATTACTTTCGTCCCCCAAGTGGTCCTCTTCGTTCCCGAGCTGGTCATGGGGAAATAG
- a CDS encoding MATE family efflux transporter, whose product MNKENSQYLRMIQMPIGSLIVSLAVPTIISMLVTAIYNIGDTFFVSKLGTSASGAVGIVFSLMAIIQAVGFTIGMGSGAQISRLLGAQKTEEADRIAASGLLAAVSFGTLLSFFGLLFLDGLMRFLGATETILPYAKDYAGYILYAAPVMASSFLLNNILRAEGKARFAMVGLTTGGLLNLLLDPLFIFGFEMGIAGAAVATALSQCVSFCILLSWFLRGKTIVRLGAAGISKRTGTYLSILKNGLPSFCRQALAATATIALNVSAAQYGDAPVAAMSIVGRLFMFAFAVNLGIGQGYMPVAGYNYGAGRFDRVRKAFFFTLKVTVILMAISGTAGFVAAPFLIRLFIRNDVEVVRIGTGALRAMCLAMPLVPLGVVCTMTFQSIGRSWTATALSLARQGIFFLPLILVLPRVLGITGVQITQPLADGLTFLSCLPLAFSFFRDLEARLNAG is encoded by the coding sequence ATGAACAAAGAAAACTCCCAGTATCTCAGGATGATTCAGATGCCCATCGGCAGCCTCATCGTATCTCTGGCCGTCCCGACGATAATCAGCATGCTGGTGACGGCAATTTACAACATCGGGGATACCTTTTTCGTCTCGAAGCTCGGCACCAGCGCTTCGGGCGCTGTTGGAATCGTCTTTTCCCTGATGGCGATTATCCAGGCTGTGGGGTTTACCATCGGCATGGGGTCCGGAGCGCAGATCTCCCGGCTGCTGGGTGCGCAGAAAACGGAAGAGGCCGACAGGATCGCGGCAAGCGGTCTTCTAGCGGCGGTCTCCTTCGGGACGCTGCTCTCCTTTTTCGGCCTGCTCTTTCTTGACGGCCTCATGCGCTTCCTCGGCGCCACGGAGACCATCCTGCCCTACGCAAAAGATTATGCGGGCTATATTCTGTATGCGGCGCCGGTCATGGCGTCGTCCTTCCTGCTGAACAACATCCTCCGGGCCGAAGGAAAGGCCCGGTTCGCCATGGTGGGGCTGACGACCGGGGGACTTCTCAACCTGCTGCTTGATCCGCTGTTCATCTTCGGCTTCGAAATGGGCATCGCCGGGGCCGCCGTGGCCACGGCACTCAGCCAGTGCGTCAGCTTCTGTATCCTGCTCTCATGGTTTCTCCGGGGCAAGACCATCGTACGGCTGGGAGCGGCGGGAATATCAAAACGCACCGGGACCTATCTCAGCATCCTCAAAAACGGCCTCCCCTCCTTCTGCAGGCAGGCTCTCGCCGCCACAGCCACGATTGCCCTCAACGTCAGCGCCGCTCAGTACGGCGACGCCCCCGTGGCGGCCATGTCCATCGTCGGCAGGCTCTTTATGTTCGCTTTCGCGGTCAACCTAGGCATCGGGCAGGGGTACATGCCGGTCGCCGGTTACAACTACGGTGCGGGACGCTTCGACAGGGTCCGGAAAGCGTTTTTTTTCACCCTGAAAGTCACGGTCATCCTGATGGCCATTTCCGGGACCGCCGGCTTCGTGGCGGCTCCGTTCCTGATCAGGCTCTTTATCAGGAACGATGTCGAGGTGGTGCGGATAGGCACGGGAGCCCTGCGGGCCATGTGCCTCGCCATGCCGCTGGTGCCGCTGGGAGTGGTCTGCACCATGACATTCCAGTCCATCGGCAGGTCCTGGACAGCCACAGCGCTCTCCCTGGCCAGGCAGGGAATCTTCTTTCTGCCGTTGATCCTGGTTCTTCCGAGAGTTTTAGGGATAACAGGAGTCCAGATCACCCAGCCCCTCGCCGACGGATTGACCTTCCTGAGCTGCCTGCCCCTCGCATTCTCCTTTTTCAGGGATCTCGAGGCCCGTTTGAATGCCGGGTAA
- a CDS encoding TRAP transporter substrate-binding protein: MKRFLLVLAVIAVAVSALPAAAAPEMVLRLGETHVADYPTTKGDMEFARLVEERTGGRIKVEVYHSKQLGEEKAVIEQVQFGAVDFTRVSISPLSAFAPAFDALQMPYLYRDEEHMWKVLNGPIGEEFLNSLEPANFVGLAWYDSGARNFYNSKREIKSVADLKGLKIRVQESKLMMGLVSALGAVPTPMAFGEVYSALQTGVIDGAENNWPSYFSTSHYEVAKYFTLDGHTRVPEILIASKIAMDRLSKEDREIIRKAAKDSMPFQIKLWKEFEKVSEEKVTAAGSVITHLSPEALAEFQKAMDPLYSELKPELQEVVRKIREVK; the protein is encoded by the coding sequence ATGAAACGGTTCCTTTTGGTTCTCGCTGTTATCGCAGTCGCGGTTTCGGCCCTCCCTGCGGCGGCGGCCCCGGAGATGGTGCTCCGCCTCGGCGAAACCCACGTGGCAGACTACCCCACCACCAAGGGCGACATGGAATTCGCCAGGCTGGTGGAAGAGCGCACCGGCGGCAGGATCAAAGTGGAGGTTTACCACAGCAAGCAGCTCGGCGAGGAAAAAGCCGTCATCGAGCAGGTGCAGTTCGGAGCCGTGGACTTCACCAGGGTCAGCATCTCTCCTCTCTCCGCTTTCGCTCCCGCCTTCGACGCTTTGCAGATGCCCTATCTCTACAGGGACGAGGAACACATGTGGAAGGTCCTCAACGGCCCCATCGGCGAGGAATTCCTGAACAGCCTCGAGCCCGCCAACTTCGTGGGACTTGCATGGTATGACTCGGGCGCCCGGAATTTCTACAACTCCAAGAGAGAAATCAAGTCCGTGGCCGACCTGAAGGGACTGAAGATCCGGGTCCAGGAAAGCAAGCTCATGATGGGCCTGGTCTCCGCCCTCGGCGCCGTTCCCACGCCCATGGCCTTCGGCGAGGTGTACAGCGCACTCCAGACCGGTGTCATCGACGGAGCCGAGAACAACTGGCCCAGCTACTTCTCCACGAGCCACTACGAGGTGGCGAAATACTTCACCCTTGACGGCCATACCAGGGTTCCTGAAATCCTGATCGCCAGCAAGATCGCCATGGACAGGCTCTCCAAGGAAGACAGGGAAATCATCAGGAAGGCCGCGAAGGACTCCATGCCCTTCCAGATCAAGCTCTGGAAGGAGTTCGAGAAGGTCTCCGAGGAAAAAGTCACCGCCGCCGGGTCCGTCATCACCCATCTCTCCCCGGAAGCGTTGGCCGAGTTCCAGAAGGCTATGGACCCCCTGTATTCGGAACTCAAGCCCGAACTGCAGGAAGTGGTCAGGAAGATCCGCGAAGTAAAGTAG
- a CDS encoding hypothetical protein (catalyzes the formation of D-tagaturonate from D-altronate), translating to MNYTVLQFGEGNFIRAFFDWMLQKIEDATGDKHKVFLVQPIDRGRVEEIVAAGEYHVLLRGYQEGKYQEILDLVRVVAGGCNPFTSAGLKAMFEAAMSPDLMVVTSNTTEAGIFFEEKETPHNYPSLLAAALEKRAGAGLPPLSIIPLELIENNGAVLKDCLEKYGRLWNYGPAYFRYLEECAFYDTLVDRIVTGFPAKESAEIFRKIGREDRNVTAGELFHLFVLQGDKSILDILPFHKAGLNAVITGDRLSFYRDRKVRVLNGVHTASVPVALLAGVEYVKDFVEDERFAPRLRSLVHDEIVPAFSDDPEAHQYGNDVLERFRNPALEHSFRSIALNSVAKSNTRLRPTLEGYFEKFGELPPVLTECIAAMTELYDCDGVKELPGGPLELSDYRQLRGRSLEEMTDSFFPGLSPDLRSALLSRLGELRRGK from the coding sequence ATGAACTATACGGTACTTCAGTTCGGTGAAGGAAACTTCATCCGGGCGTTTTTCGACTGGATGTTGCAGAAAATAGAGGACGCCACGGGGGATAAACATAAAGTCTTCCTGGTGCAGCCCATCGACAGGGGCCGCGTGGAAGAGATCGTGGCCGCCGGGGAGTACCATGTCCTCCTCAGGGGGTATCAGGAGGGGAAATACCAGGAAATTCTCGACCTGGTCCGGGTGGTGGCCGGAGGCTGCAACCCCTTCACTTCCGCAGGGCTGAAAGCCATGTTCGAGGCCGCCATGTCACCGGACCTCATGGTGGTGACGTCCAACACCACGGAAGCGGGTATCTTTTTCGAGGAAAAAGAAACGCCCCACAATTATCCCTCCCTCCTGGCGGCCGCCCTCGAAAAGCGTGCCGGGGCAGGGCTGCCTCCCCTCTCCATCATTCCCCTGGAACTGATAGAGAACAACGGTGCCGTCCTGAAGGACTGCCTGGAGAAATACGGCAGGCTGTGGAACTACGGCCCCGCCTACTTCAGGTATCTCGAGGAGTGCGCCTTCTACGACACCCTGGTGGACCGGATCGTCACGGGATTCCCCGCAAAGGAGTCCGCCGAGATCTTCCGGAAGATCGGCCGCGAGGACAGGAACGTCACTGCCGGGGAACTCTTCCATCTCTTCGTCCTCCAGGGAGATAAATCCATCCTGGACATCCTTCCCTTCCACAAGGCCGGGCTGAACGCCGTGATCACCGGGGACAGGCTCTCCTTCTACCGGGACAGGAAAGTCAGGGTGCTCAACGGGGTCCACACGGCTTCCGTCCCGGTGGCCCTGCTCGCCGGCGTGGAATACGTGAAGGATTTCGTGGAGGACGAGCGTTTCGCTCCAAGGCTGAGGAGCCTGGTCCACGATGAAATCGTCCCGGCCTTTTCCGACGACCCCGAGGCGCACCAGTACGGGAATGACGTCCTCGAACGGTTCAGAAACCCCGCCCTCGAGCACTCCTTCCGGTCCATCGCCCTCAATTCGGTGGCCAAGTCGAACACGAGGCTCCGCCCCACCCTGGAGGGGTATTTCGAGAAATTCGGCGAGCTGCCTCCCGTCCTGACGGAATGCATTGCGGCCATGACGGAGCTCTATGACTGTGACGGCGTGAAGGAACTTCCCGGAGGACCCCTGGAGCTTTCCGACTACCGGCAGCTTCGGGGCCGGAGCCTCGAGGAAATGACGGACAGCTTTTTCCCCGGTCTGTCCCCGGATCTCAGGTCGGCTCTTCTTTCCCGGCTCGGCGAGCTGCGGAGGGGCAAATAG
- the uxaC gene encoding glucuronate isomerase — translation MAKKFMDKDFLLESKPAQKLYHEYAAPMPIFDYHCHIPPSDILSDRQFKNLTEIWLGGDHYKWRAMRACGVDERFITGDAPDEEKFAAWAGVVPKVVRNPLYHWTHLELQRVFGVNELLNPDTAGEIYRHCTALLGKKEYSARSLIKKFKVDALCTTDDPSSTLEEHRQIRESGFETIVAPAFRPDRALEGHLPERFNPWLDTLAELAEVKIDSFGRFIECLWKRHQFFHENGCRLSDYGIETCYSSDWTSEEVETAFAILRSGRALSGEPLLRFRSAVLYELLSMDASQGWTQQLHLGAMRNNNSRMLARLGPDTGYDGMGDFEQGRPLARLLDRLERTGKLGKTIVYSLNPKDNDMIPSILGCFQDGSVPGKMQMGSAWWFTDTKDGMTRQIEALSSVGVLSGFVGMLTDSRSLLSYPRHEYFRRILCNIIGGDVERGELPEDYALLGGMVRDICYNNAREYFQLHSA, via the coding sequence ATGGCGAAAAAATTCATGGACAAGGATTTTCTTCTCGAATCCAAGCCCGCCCAGAAACTCTACCATGAATACGCGGCACCCATGCCCATCTTCGACTACCATTGCCACATCCCCCCCTCGGACATCCTCTCGGACAGACAGTTCAAGAATCTCACGGAAATCTGGCTCGGAGGCGACCACTACAAGTGGAGGGCCATGAGGGCCTGCGGCGTGGACGAACGGTTCATCACGGGAGACGCCCCCGACGAGGAAAAGTTCGCCGCCTGGGCGGGGGTCGTTCCCAAGGTGGTCCGCAACCCCCTCTACCACTGGACCCATCTCGAGCTCCAGAGGGTATTCGGCGTGAACGAACTTCTGAACCCCGACACCGCAGGCGAGATTTACAGGCACTGCACCGCTCTCCTCGGGAAGAAGGAGTACTCCGCCAGGTCCCTCATCAAGAAGTTCAAAGTGGACGCCCTCTGCACCACCGACGATCCCTCCTCGACACTGGAGGAGCACCGGCAGATCCGGGAGAGCGGCTTCGAAACCATCGTCGCACCGGCCTTCCGGCCCGACAGGGCCCTGGAGGGGCACCTTCCCGAAAGGTTCAACCCCTGGCTCGACACGCTGGCGGAACTGGCGGAAGTGAAGATCGACTCCTTCGGACGGTTCATCGAATGCCTCTGGAAACGGCACCAGTTCTTCCACGAGAACGGATGCCGCCTTTCCGACTACGGCATCGAAACCTGCTACTCCTCGGACTGGACGTCGGAGGAGGTGGAAACGGCCTTCGCCATTCTCAGGAGCGGCCGGGCCCTCTCAGGGGAGCCGCTCCTCAGGTTCCGTTCGGCGGTGCTCTACGAACTTCTGTCCATGGACGCCTCCCAGGGGTGGACCCAACAGCTCCACCTGGGAGCGATGAGGAACAACAACTCCCGCATGCTGGCGCGGCTCGGTCCCGACACGGGATACGACGGCATGGGCGACTTCGAACAGGGACGTCCCCTCGCCCGGCTTCTTGACAGACTGGAGAGGACGGGAAAACTCGGGAAAACCATCGTGTACTCCCTGAACCCCAAGGACAACGACATGATCCCTTCCATTCTGGGCTGTTTCCAGGACGGGTCGGTGCCTGGGAAGATGCAGATGGGTTCTGCCTGGTGGTTCACCGACACGAAGGACGGCATGACCAGGCAGATCGAGGCTCTCTCCTCCGTCGGGGTGCTCTCGGGATTCGTGGGAATGCTCACCGATTCCAGAAGCCTTCTTTCCTACCCGAGGCACGAGTACTTCCGAAGGATTCTCTGCAACATCATCGGCGGCGACGTGGAAAGGGGCGAGCTTCCCGAGGATTATGCCCTCTTGGGCGGCATGGTCCGGGACATCTGCTACAACAACGCCAGGGAGTACTTCCAGCTCCATTCCGCCTGA
- a CDS encoding putative DNA modification/repair radical SAM protein, with amino-acid sequence METLGKLAVLAEGAKYDVSCSSSGSAGRRGSLGSTSLGGICHSWSDDGRCISLLKVLFSNDCVFDCAYCVNRRSADIPRATFTPRELADLTIRMYRRNYIEGLFLSSAVVGSPDDTMVQLVRTAKILREEHRFGGYIHAKAIPGASPSLLGTLGLLADRMSVNIELPSEQSLLALAPQKNRDSILRPMAFIGGTIEERKKWKRTGRPTPAFVPAGQSTQLMVGASPENDFTILRLSEGLYRSFGLRRVYYSAYIPVADNPLLPAPAAKPPLLREHRLYQADWLLRFYGFRAEEVLSPQQPNLDEALDPKTGWALARPDFFPVDVNRASYEEILRVPGIGVRSAKRILTARRGHLLDGDDLAKLGIVMKRARFFISCKNPAFPASPPGGDLRRLLSAPPPGKDNLRQLRMEF; translated from the coding sequence ATGGAAACCCTGGGGAAACTCGCGGTCCTCGCGGAAGGAGCGAAATACGACGTATCGTGCTCGTCCAGCGGAAGCGCCGGACGGCGGGGCAGCCTGGGCAGCACCTCCCTCGGCGGAATCTGCCACAGCTGGTCCGACGACGGGCGGTGCATCTCCCTGCTCAAGGTCCTGTTTTCCAACGACTGCGTTTTCGACTGCGCCTACTGCGTGAACAGGCGGAGCGCGGACATTCCGAGGGCAACCTTCACTCCCAGGGAACTCGCCGATCTGACCATCCGGATGTACCGGAGAAACTACATCGAGGGACTCTTCCTCAGTTCGGCCGTCGTCGGGTCACCGGACGACACCATGGTTCAGCTCGTCCGGACAGCAAAAATCCTCAGGGAGGAACACCGGTTCGGAGGCTACATCCACGCCAAGGCCATCCCCGGCGCCTCCCCGTCCCTTCTCGGCACCCTCGGCCTCCTGGCCGACAGGATGAGCGTGAACATCGAGCTCCCCTCGGAACAAAGCCTCCTGGCCCTGGCCCCCCAGAAGAACCGGGACTCCATCCTCCGGCCCATGGCCTTCATCGGCGGAACCATCGAAGAGCGGAAGAAATGGAAACGCACAGGCCGGCCGACCCCTGCCTTCGTTCCCGCCGGGCAGAGCACCCAGCTCATGGTTGGGGCCTCCCCCGAGAACGATTTCACCATCCTTCGCCTGTCCGAAGGACTCTACCGGAGCTTCGGGCTCAGACGGGTCTACTACTCCGCCTATATCCCCGTGGCGGATAACCCGCTCCTTCCCGCACCCGCCGCGAAACCTCCCCTGCTGAGGGAGCACCGCCTCTACCAGGCGGACTGGCTGCTCCGGTTCTACGGTTTCCGGGCCGAAGAAGTTCTGAGCCCGCAGCAGCCCAACCTCGACGAAGCCCTCGACCCCAAGACGGGCTGGGCCCTGGCCCGCCCGGATTTCTTCCCGGTGGACGTGAACAGGGCGTCCTACGAAGAAATACTCCGCGTTCCCGGAATCGGCGTCAGGTCCGCAAAGAGAATTCTCACCGCCAGGAGGGGACACCTCCTCGACGGCGACGACCTGGCGAAACTGGGTATAGTGATGAAGCGGGCGCGGTTCTTCATTTCCTGCAAAAACCCGGCATTCCCTGCCTCTCCGCCTGGGGGCGACCTCAGAAGACTGCTCTCCGCTCCTCCCCCGGGGAAGGACAATCTCCGGCAGCTTCGCATGGAGTTCTGA
- a CDS encoding UxaA family hydrolase, which produces MKEKEKDDVRCILLKPEDTVAVLPEGGKSGQSLSGTGVVLREDVPAGHKVALRGIPRGEPVIKYGHPMGRASRDIVPGEKVHVHNVESALRVEWSMTWTPSEAAFREPSGPVPTFAGYAREQGAPGIRNELWIIPIVGCVNEYLKFLADSYTPPPWIEKVRVLSHPYGCSQLGEDLDRTAAVLEGLARNPCAAGVVVAGLGCENLQRVFMETRLSDLRKARFFSLQEVDDDRLHLYSFLDELAEAAPRKRREFPLSEVTVGVKCGGSDGFSGLSANPLVGEAADMLCAWGGRVLATEIPEMFGAEDVIASRISDGEVFKAFAGTIKWFRDYYDAHNQPVYENPSPGNKDGGITTLEEKSLGAVNKCGTAPVTDVLPMGAQASRRGVSVVFGPGNDLISATVMAASGAQVIFFTTGRGTPYSTVVPTIKISSNTALYNRKRGWIDFDAGPLLSGADRKETAARLISLLAETASGRLTRNEENRTGEIAIFKDGVTL; this is translated from the coding sequence GTGAAAGAAAAGGAGAAAGACGACGTACGCTGTATCCTGCTGAAGCCGGAGGATACCGTGGCGGTGCTTCCGGAAGGGGGAAAGTCCGGACAAAGTCTTTCAGGAACCGGCGTGGTGCTGCGGGAGGATGTTCCCGCGGGGCACAAGGTAGCCCTGCGGGGCATTCCCCGGGGTGAACCGGTGATCAAGTACGGACATCCCATGGGCCGGGCTTCCAGAGATATCGTCCCCGGCGAGAAGGTCCACGTGCACAACGTGGAGTCCGCTCTCCGGGTTGAATGGAGCATGACCTGGACCCCTTCGGAGGCCGCTTTCCGGGAACCTTCGGGCCCGGTGCCCACGTTTGCCGGATATGCCAGGGAACAGGGGGCGCCGGGAATCCGGAACGAACTGTGGATCATCCCCATCGTGGGATGCGTCAACGAATACCTGAAATTCCTGGCCGACAGCTACACTCCGCCGCCGTGGATAGAGAAAGTCCGGGTGCTCTCCCACCCCTACGGCTGTTCCCAGCTCGGCGAGGACCTGGACAGGACAGCGGCGGTCCTCGAGGGTCTCGCGAGGAACCCCTGCGCCGCGGGCGTCGTGGTGGCGGGTCTCGGCTGCGAGAACCTCCAGAGGGTTTTCATGGAGACGCGGCTTTCAGACCTGCGAAAAGCCCGTTTTTTCTCCCTCCAGGAGGTGGACGACGACCGGCTGCACCTCTACAGTTTCCTCGACGAGCTGGCGGAGGCGGCTCCCCGGAAGAGAAGGGAGTTTCCCCTTTCGGAAGTGACCGTCGGGGTGAAATGCGGCGGCAGCGACGGCTTCTCCGGGCTTTCGGCCAACCCCCTGGTGGGAGAGGCGGCGGACATGCTCTGCGCCTGGGGAGGAAGAGTCCTGGCCACGGAGATTCCCGAAATGTTCGGCGCCGAGGACGTTATTGCCTCCCGAATCTCCGACGGGGAGGTCTTCAAGGCCTTCGCCGGCACCATCAAGTGGTTTCGGGACTACTATGACGCCCACAACCAGCCGGTGTACGAAAACCCGTCGCCGGGAAACAAGGACGGCGGCATCACCACGCTGGAGGAAAAATCCCTCGGGGCGGTGAATAAGTGCGGTACCGCTCCAGTGACCGATGTGCTCCCCATGGGCGCCCAGGCATCCCGGAGGGGTGTCTCCGTGGTCTTCGGCCCCGGGAACGACCTCATCTCCGCCACCGTCATGGCAGCGAGCGGCGCCCAGGTCATCTTCTTCACCACGGGGCGCGGAACCCCCTATTCCACGGTGGTTCCCACCATAAAAATCTCTTCCAACACGGCCCTGTACAACCGGAAGCGGGGATGGATCGATTTCGACGCCGGCCCCCTGCTCTCCGGGGCCGACAGGAAGGAGACCGCCGCCCGGCTGATTTCACTGCTTGCTGAGACCGCCTCGGGCCGTCTCACGAGGAACGAGGAGAACCGGACAGGGGAGATCGCCATCTTCAAAGACGGCGTTACCCTCTAG
- a CDS encoding TRAP transporter small permease has product MALKLLTGTFRFIHLALVAFAKLLLPAMVVLIFSNVFMRYALNSGIPWSEEVSLVIVVWFTFISLALGVKHRLHISLCLLPERISPRADFVLAKLTDTVTLFLGFIMIRYGWILVRFTSRSILPATEMPASVMYFPLVLSGILVFYEGFMNLLGLDKGDTDTDEKLSGERCSSDA; this is encoded by the coding sequence ATGGCCTTGAAACTGCTCACCGGCACCTTCAGATTCATTCATCTCGCCCTCGTGGCCTTCGCAAAACTACTTCTCCCGGCCATGGTGGTTCTCATCTTTTCCAACGTTTTCATGAGATACGCGCTGAACTCAGGCATTCCGTGGTCCGAGGAGGTTTCCCTCGTCATCGTGGTCTGGTTCACCTTCATCTCCCTTGCCCTCGGAGTGAAACACCGTCTTCATATCAGCCTCTGCCTTCTTCCGGAGCGAATTTCCCCCCGGGCGGACTTCGTTCTGGCGAAGCTCACGGACACCGTCACCCTCTTTCTCGGCTTCATCATGATCCGCTATGGATGGATCCTCGTCCGGTTCACGAGCAGGTCCATCCTCCCAGCCACAGAAATGCCGGCCTCGGTGATGTACTTTCCCCTGGTGCTCTCGGGCATCCTGGTGTTCTACGAGGGTTTCATGAACCTGCTCGGCCTCGACAAGGGAGATACCGACACGGACGAAAAACTCTCGGGAGAGAGGTGCTCCTCCGATGCCTGA